The following DNA comes from Frankia casuarinae.
ATCTGCCCCGCCGGCAGCCCCCCCGCCGGCAGCCCGGCGGGCAGCGCTACCGGCCCGGCCGGCCGACCGGACACCGCACCGAGGCGCACCGGACCGATCTTGAGCCGCCGGTCGCGAAACGTCGTCCAGGCTCCCGGCGCGGGAGTGGCGGCCCTCGCCAGCCGATCCACCGCGATCGCCGGCTTCGTCCAGTCGATCCGGGCCTCCTCGGCGGTCAGCTTCGGCGCGAAGGAGATCCCCTCGGCGGGCTGGGCCACGGGCCGCACCGTCCCGTCGGCGATGCCGTCCATCACCGCGACCAGCAGCCCGGCGCCGGCCTCGGCGAGCCGGTCCAGCAGGTCACCGGAGGTGTCCGTCGGCCGAACCCGCTCGGTGAGGACACCGTAGACCGGACCGGAGTCCATCGCCGGTTCGATCTGGAAGACGCTCGCGCCGGTCAGGTCGTCCCCGGCGAGCAGGGTGCGCTGCACCGGAGCCGCCCCGCGGTAGGCCGGCAGCAGGGAGAAGTGCAGGTTCACCCAACCGTGGCGGGGAATGGCGAGCGCCGCGGGCGGTAGCAACGCGCCGTAGGCCACCACCGGGCAGCAGTCGGGCGCGAGGCCAGCGAGCGTGGCCAGGAACTCCGGGTCCCGGGGCCGGTCCGGGCTGAGCACCGGGATGCCGGCCTCGTCGGCCAGGACGTGGACGGGGGGCGGCTTCACCTTCCGCCCCCGCCCGGAGGGCCGATCGGGCCGGGTGACAACCGCGACCACGTCATGGCGCGGGCTGTCGATCAACGCCCGCAGGCTGGGCAGAGCCACCGCCGGGGTACCGGCGAAAACAAGACGCATACGCGAAGCACCGATCCGTCGCGACGTCATTGCCGACGCCGTGACCGTCTCCGGGGGTCATCGATCCGAGGTGTCCGACCGGGCCGGGAGCATCCCGCCGTTCTCCGGCCGGGGAGTATGGGCTGACGTCCACAGGCCTGTCGCCGCCGACGACCGTACCCCGCCGACGCTCGGAGGTGGCGGACGGCCGCGGTCCGGACCGGGCCCGCGGCCGAAGATCATGATCCATGACGCGTACCCGGGCCGTGGTATGCGGGGCCACGCCATGCGGTGCGAACCAGACCATGCCGGCGCTACCCGAGGATCAGGGGATCGAGCTGGATCCGTAACCGGCCGGTGGTTCGCCGGGTCGCGAGGACGCCGCGAGCGGATCGCAGCGAGGCCGCGAGGGCCGCACCGCGCTCGCGCCGGACCCGGATCAGGACCCGTTCGATCTCCTCGGGGCCGGAGGTGGCGCCGTCGGGGCCGCGCCGCCCGGCACCCACGGCAGACGAATCGCCCTGGTTCGCGCCGTCGGGAACGGCCCGCGCGGACGGTGCGGGGGGCAGCGGTACCGGCCCGAGCACATCGGCGCCGTCGGGAAGCTCGACGGCGGCCAGCAGCTCCGCGACCGCCGCGGCGGTGCCCGCTACGGACGCCATCCGGGTCGCCGGCGGGAACCCCAGCTCCGCCCGCTCGTCGGCTTCCCGGGCAACGAACGTGCCGGGATCCCAACGGACGAGCGCCTGGACCGGCCCTAGTCCGGCATCGGCCGCGACGATGACCCGCCCCCCGCGAGCGGCGGGCCGGGCGAGCGCGGCGGCGGCGGTCCACCGGCGCAGAGTCTCCTCCCCCGCGCGCAGGTCGGGACGGCCCAGCAGAGCCCAGCCGTCGAGGAGCAGCACCGCCCCGTAGCCGCCGTCCGCCACGGGCTCCGCCCCCGGGGTCGAGATGACAAGGGCCGGTTCTGCGGGCACGGTGGCGAGCACCCCGCCCCGGCCGGAGGTGCGGACCGGAACGCCCGGAAAGGCCCGCCCCAGTTCCTCCGCCGTGCGACGATCTCCCGTTACCGAGGCGCGCAGCCGCGGGCCCGAACAGGACGGGCAGTGCCAGACCGCCGCGGCGACCGGACGGCCGCACCACCGGCAGGAGAGCGCACCGCCGCCCGCCGCCCGGCCCAGCGGCCCCTGACAGTGCGGGCACCGGGCGGGCCGTCGGCAGTCCGCGCAGGCCAGTGACGGCTGGTATCCCCTCCTCGGCACCTGGACCAGTACCGGCAGACCGGCCGCCAGCGCATCCCGGGCGGTCCGCACCGCGAGGGAGGGCAGCCTCGCCGCCCGGGCGGCGGGGTCACGGGCGTGTTCGAGGTCGGAGCCGGTGGCCTCGACCCGGGGAGCCAGCGCGCGCACCTGCTCCCGGGGCGGCACCACCGGGTGCGCCCACCCCGTGCGCACCAGCGCCTCGGCATCCGTCGACGGGCAGAACCCGCCGATCACGAGCGCGCACCCCTGGAGCCGGGAGCGCAGGACGGCGACGTCTCGGGCGTGCGGGTACGGGGCCAACGGCTCGGCATGCAGGTCGTCACCGTCATCCCACACCACCACCAGGCCAAGCTCGGCCACGGGCGCGAACATCGCCGCGCGGGTACCCACCACCGCCCGCGCCTGTCCGCGGCTGACCGCGAGGAACGCGCGATATCGCCGGGCCGGGCCGAGATCGGCCCGCAGTGCGACGGTGGTCTCCCGACCGACCGCGGCGACCATCGCCGCCTCGACCCGGTCGACATCACGATGATCGGGTACGACGACGAGTACGCCGCGACCGGACACCGCCGTGGCGGCGGCCGCGGCGGCGATCATCTCCGGCCAGGCGGGGCCGGGCGGGGCCCACCAGACCGCCCTTGGTGACCTGCCCGCCGCCAGGGCGGTGAGCAGCGACGGCCCCGTGGGATAGCGGCCCCACTCGCCGGGTTCCGGCGGCACGGCCTCAAGCCCCGGTGAGACAGCCGCAGGCCCCGGCGAAACGACCTCGGGCCTCGGTGAGGCGGCCTCCGCCCGGCCGTGGCGGGGAGGCACGGCGAGCCGGAGGACGTCGGCCAGCGTGCCGGCGTAACGATCGGCAACCGCGCGGGCGAGTTTCGCGACGGGCTCGGACAGCACAGGCTCCGGCGAGATCGACCGGGCCAGCGGCGCGAGCTGACCGGAATGGTCGGAACTCTCGCGACGCTCCAGCACGAACCCGTCGACCAGCCGGCCCGCGAACCGGACCCGGACCCGGGATCCCGGCACCGCCAGGTCAGCCAGGTCCGCCGGCACGAGGTAGTCGAAGGGACGGTCGAGATGGGCGAGCGCAGTGTCGACGGCAACCCGCGCCACCGGCAGCCGCGCGGCGAGCGGCCGCGGCGAACCGGAACCCGCGGAGCGCGAAACCCCCGACCGGGCACCCCCCGGCCCGGCCGCTGCCCGGCCGGCCGCTGCCCGGCCGGCCGCTGCCCGGCCGGCCGCTGCCCGGCCGACCTCTGCCCGGCCGACCTCTGCCCGGCCGACCTCTGACGGGCTGAGGCCGGGGAGGGTGCCGGGGTGCTCGGTCATGACGGCATTCGTACCAGCCGCCTACGACATCCTCCATCCCCGTTCCCTCGCCGGAACAGCGACCGGCGGGACAGGGGCCCCGGGAGGGGCCGGGGAGATCCCACGGGGGCCGAGGGAGGAGCGTCGGGTCAGCCCTTGACGGCGCGCTGGAGAGCCTCGGCGCGTGCGGTGGACTCCCAGGTGAAATCGAGCTCGGGGCGACCGAAGTGGCCGTAGGCGGCCGTCTGGGCGTAGACCGGCCGCAGCAGGTCCAGATCCCGGATGATCGCGGCGGGACGGAGGTCGAACACGCTCGTCACCGCGTCCTGGATCTGGATGTCCGGGACGGTTCCGGTGCCGAAGGTCTCCACGAACAGGCCGACCGGCTGCGCCTTGCCGATCGCGTACGCCACCTGGACCTCGCAGCGGCTGGCGAGACCCGCGGCGACGACGTTCTTGGCGACCCAGCGCATCGCGTACGCGGCGGAGCGGTCGACCTTGGATGGGTCCTTGCCGGAGAAGGCACCACCGCCGTGGCGGGCGTAACCGCCGTAGGTGTCGACGATGATCTTACGGCCGGTCAGGCCGGCGTCACCCATCGGGCCGCCGATCTCGAACCGGCCGGTCGGGTTGACCAGCAGCCGGCGACCCTCGGTGGCGATCTCGAGCAGGGCCAGCTCCGGCTCGACGACGTACTCGGCGATGTCCGGCGCGAGCAGGGTGTCCAGGTCGATGTCGGCGGCGTGCTGCGAGGAGACGACGACCGTGTCGAGCCGGGCCGGCTTCCCGTCGACGTACTCGATGGTCACCTGGGTCTTGCCGTCCGGGCGCAGGTAGCCGATCTGGCCCTCCTTGCGGACCGCGGACAGCCGCCTGGCGAGGCGGTGCGCCAGCGCGATCGGCAGCGGCATGAGCTCGGGGGTCTCGTCGCAGGCGAACCCGAACATCAGGCCCTGGTCGCCGGCGCCCTGCCGGTCGAACTCGTCGTCGGCGGAACCCTCGACGCGAGTCTCGTGCGCCGTGTCGACGCCCTGGGCGATGTCCGGGGACTGCGCGCCGATCGACACGCTGACGCCGCAGGACGCGCCGTCGAAGCCCTTCTTGGAGGAGTCGTAACCGATCTCCAGGATGCGCTCGCGGACGACGGAGGCGATGTCGACGTAGGTCTTCGTGGTGACCTCGCCGGCGACGTGGACCTGACCCGTCGTGATGAGCGTCTCCACGGCGACCCGGCTCTTCGGGTCATCCTTGATCATGGCATCGAGAATCGAGTCGCTGATCTGATCGGCGATCTTGTCCGGATGCCCCTCGGTGACGGACTCGGACGTGAACAGGCGCGTCGCCACTGGACTAACCCCCTGGGTGATCCGGCTGATTCCGACGAAGCTTACCGAGGTGCCGCGAGGGGTACACGTAGCGCCTCCGCGGGCGTTCCATCGGTCCGATCGGCCGTGAGGCCGACCACGAGGTCGAGGATCCGATGCGCGAGGAGGTCCTTGCTCGTGTGCTCGATCGCCGTCTCGCCACCGCGGGGGTCCAGTACCACGGCGGCGTTGTGTTCCACCTCGAATCCGAGGCCGGCGCCGACCTCGTTGACCACGAGCAGGTCGACCGGCTTGCGCGCCAGTTTGGCCCGGGCGTGGTCGAGTACCCCACCGCCGGGACCGCCGGTCTCGGCCGCGAAACCGACGAGGACCTGACGGGGCCGGCGGTTCGCCAGCAGCTCGGCCAACACGTCGGGATTCGCCACGAGCGGGATGGAGCCCGGGGCCGCGGACTCCTTCTTGATCTTGTAGGCCTGCGGCGCCCCGGGGCGGAAGTCAGCGACCGCGGCCGCCATGACGACCACGTCCGCCGAGGGCGCGACCTCGTGGACCCGATCGCGCAGCTGCGCCGCGGAGGTGACCGGGATCGTGCGGGCGCCGGCGACCTCGGGCAGCGCGACGTTCGCCGCCACCACCGTGACGGAGGCTCCCCGCACCACGGCAGCCCTGGCCACGGCGTACCCCTGACGGCCGCTCGAGGCGTTGCCGAGGAACCGGACGGGGTCGAGGTACTCCCGGGTGCCGCCGGCCGTGACCAGGACATGCCGGCCGGCAAGATCGGGCCGCACCCCGGCCGCACCCCGGGCCAGCACCGCCATGCCGAGCGCGGCGATCTCCGCTGGCTCTGGCAGGCGACCCGGACCCGAGTCGGCGCCGGTCAGCCGGCCCACCGCCGGCTCAACCACCACCGCTCCCCGCGCCCGCAGGGTCGCCACGTTCGCCCGGGTGGCCGGGTGCTGCCACATCTCGGTGTGCATCGCCGGCGCGTAGACGACCGGGCAGGTCGCCGTCAGCAGGGTGCCGGTGAGCAGGTCGTCGGCGCGCCCGGCGGCCGCGCGGGCCATCAGGTCCGCGGTGGCTGGCGCGACGAGGACGAGGTCGGCCTCGCGGCCGATCCGGACATGGGCGACCTCGTCCGCATCGTCCCACACGTCCGTGGTGACCGGGTTTCCCGACAGCGCAGCCCAAGTCGTCGCGCCGACGAACCGCAGCGCCGACGGCGTGGGCACCACCCGGACCTCGTGGCCGGACTCGGTGAACCGGCGGAGCACCTCCACCGCCTTGTAGGCGGCGATGCCGCCCGCCACACCGAGCACGACCCGGGGACGCCGAGGGTCGGACAACCCGGTGCCGGAGCGCTCCGCATCGGGCATCTCGGTCATCGTCCTACATCAGGAGACCGGCGGGAGGCTGTCGGCGACGGTCTCGTGGGTGAGCAGGCCGGCGTTGATCTCACGCAACGCGATCGACAGCGGCTTCTCCTGCGCGTTGGTCGTCTCGACCAGCGGGCCGACGTACTCCAGCAGACCCTCGCCGAGCTGCGAGTAGTAGGCGTTGATCTGACGAGCTCGCTTCGCCGCGTAGATGACCAGGCTGTACTTCGAGTCGGTCGCCTCGAGGAGCTCGTCGATGGGGGGGTTGGTGATGCCTTCGGGATGGGCGGCGGTACCGGCCACGATGT
Coding sequences within:
- a CDS encoding primosomal protein N', which encodes MTEHPGTLPGLSPSEVGRAEVGRAEVGRAAAGRAAAGRAAAGRAAAGPGGARSGVSRSAGSGSPRPLAARLPVARVAVDTALAHLDRPFDYLVPADLADLAVPGSRVRVRFAGRLVDGFVLERRESSDHSGQLAPLARSISPEPVLSEPVAKLARAVADRYAGTLADVLRLAVPPRHGRAEAASPRPEVVSPGPAAVSPGLEAVPPEPGEWGRYPTGPSLLTALAAGRSPRAVWWAPPGPAWPEMIAAAAAATAVSGRGVLVVVPDHRDVDRVEAAMVAAVGRETTVALRADLGPARRYRAFLAVSRGQARAVVGTRAAMFAPVAELGLVVVWDDGDDLHAEPLAPYPHARDVAVLRSRLQGCALVIGGFCPSTDAEALVRTGWAHPVVPPREQVRALAPRVEATGSDLEHARDPAARAARLPSLAVRTARDALAAGLPVLVQVPRRGYQPSLACADCRRPARCPHCQGPLGRAAGGGALSCRWCGRPVAAAVWHCPSCSGPRLRASVTGDRRTAEELGRAFPGVPVRTSGRGGVLATVPAEPALVISTPGAEPVADGGYGAVLLLDGWALLGRPDLRAGEETLRRWTAAAALARPAARGGRVIVAADAGLGPVQALVRWDPGTFVAREADERAELGFPPATRMASVAGTAAAVAELLAAVELPDGADVLGPVPLPPAPSARAVPDGANQGDSSAVGAGRRGPDGATSGPEEIERVLIRVRRERGAALAASLRSARGVLATRRTTGRLRIQLDPLILG
- the coaBC gene encoding bifunctional phosphopantothenoylcysteine decarboxylase/phosphopantothenate--cysteine ligase CoaBC translates to MPDAERSGTGLSDPRRPRVVLGVAGGIAAYKAVEVLRRFTESGHEVRVVPTPSALRFVGATTWAALSGNPVTTDVWDDADEVAHVRIGREADLVLVAPATADLMARAAAGRADDLLTGTLLTATCPVVYAPAMHTEMWQHPATRANVATLRARGAVVVEPAVGRLTGADSGPGRLPEPAEIAALGMAVLARGAAGVRPDLAGRHVLVTAGGTREYLDPVRFLGNASSGRQGYAVARAAVVRGASVTVVAANVALPEVAGARTIPVTSAAQLRDRVHEVAPSADVVVMAAAVADFRPGAPQAYKIKKESAAPGSIPLVANPDVLAELLANRRPRQVLVGFAAETGGPGGGVLDHARAKLARKPVDLLVVNEVGAGLGFEVEHNAAVVLDPRGGETAIEHTSKDLLAHRILDLVVGLTADRTDGTPAEALRVPLAAPR
- the metK gene encoding methionine adenosyltransferase: MATRLFTSESVTEGHPDKIADQISDSILDAMIKDDPKSRVAVETLITTGQVHVAGEVTTKTYVDIASVVRERILEIGYDSSKKGFDGASCGVSVSIGAQSPDIAQGVDTAHETRVEGSADDEFDRQGAGDQGLMFGFACDETPELMPLPIALAHRLARRLSAVRKEGQIGYLRPDGKTQVTIEYVDGKPARLDTVVVSSQHAADIDLDTLLAPDIAEYVVEPELALLEIATEGRRLLVNPTGRFEIGGPMGDAGLTGRKIIVDTYGGYARHGGGAFSGKDPSKVDRSAAYAMRWVAKNVVAAGLASRCEVQVAYAIGKAQPVGLFVETFGTGTVPDIQIQDAVTSVFDLRPAAIIRDLDLLRPVYAQTAAYGHFGRPELDFTWESTARAEALQRAVKG
- the rpoZ gene encoding DNA-directed RNA polymerase subunit omega — its product is MAGTAAHPEGITNPPIDELLEATDSKYSLVIYAAKRARQINAYYSQLGEGLLEYVGPLVETTNAQEKPLSIALREINAGLLTHETVADSLPPVS
- the fmt gene encoding methionyl-tRNA formyltransferase; translated protein: MRLVFAGTPAVALPSLRALIDSPRHDVVAVVTRPDRPSGRGRKVKPPPVHVLADEAGIPVLSPDRPRDPEFLATLAGLAPDCCPVVAYGALLPPAALAIPRHGWVNLHFSLLPAYRGAAPVQRTLLAGDDLTGASVFQIEPAMDSGPVYGVLTERVRPTDTSGDLLDRLAEAGAGLLVAVMDGIADGTVRPVAQPAEGISFAPKLTAEEARIDWTKPAIAVDRLARAATPAPGAWTTFRDRRLKIGPVRLGAVSGRPAGPVALPAGLPAGGLPAGQIMVLPGGDVAVGTGTSPVLLGEVRPEGRGPMAAAAWARGVRIAKGETLGAIGAMPVSGGTS